DNA sequence from the Streptomyces sp. MST-110588 genome:
GCACCGGCGGCCTGGAGCGGTACGCCGAGGAACACCCCGGTCTGCTGGCCGCCGACGCGATCGTCATCGGTGACACCGGCAACTTCCGGCTGGGCGTGCCGACGGTGACGGCGACGCTGCGCGGCATGACGCTGGTCAAGGTCCGGGTGGACACCCTGGAGGGCAATCTGCACTCCGGGCAGTTCGGCGGCGCGGCCCCCGACGCGCTCGCGGCGCTGATCCGCATGCTGAACTCGCTGCGCGCCGAGGACGGCTCCACGACCGTGGCGGGCCTGCCGGCGGACGCGGAGTGGGAGGGTCTGCAGTACCCGGAGGAGGACTTCCGCAAGGACGCCAAGGTGCTCGACGGCGTCGGTCTGGTGGGCACCGGTACGATCGCCGACCGCCTCTGGGCCCGGCCCGCCGTCACGGTCCTGGGCATCGACTGCCCGCCGGTGGTCGGCGCCACCCCGTCGGTGCAGGCGGGTGCCGGGGCGCTGGTGAGCCTGCGGGTGCCGCCGGGCACGGACGCCACCGAGGCGACCAAGCTGCTCACCGCGCATCTGGAGAACGCCGCTCCGTGGGGCGCGCGGGTGCAGGTGGAGCAGATCGGGGAGGGCCAGCCGTTCCGGGCGGACACCGGCAGTCCGGCGTACGCGTCGATGGCGTCGGCCATGCGTGAGGCGTACGACGGCGCGGAGATGCAGACGTCCGGGGAGGGCGGCTCGATCCCGCTGTGCAACACGCTGGCGGCGCTCTACCCGCAGGCAGAGATACTGCTCATCGGGCTGAGCGAGCCGCTGGCGCAGATCCACGCGGTCAACGAGAGCGTCTCGCCGGAGGAACTGCGGCGGCTCTCGCTGGCCGAGGCGCTCTTCCTCCAGCGGTACGCGGCCACCAGGAGCTGACCGGACGCCCGGGATCCGGGCGCCGAGCGCCCAAAGGCCGGGCCGGCTCCGGGGCCGGAGCCGGCCCGGCGACCGGGCCCGCGCGGTCCCCGCCGCCGGCCGCCGGCGCCCGCCCGGCGTTCACTGCGCCGTCTCACCCCACAGGGACGCCCGCCTCCAGGTTGACCGGGCATCCCTGCCGGCGTGCGCGCAGGGCCCAGCGCAGCCGGTTCCAGCGCACCGGCGGCAGCATCGTGCGTGCCTCGCTCTCGGTGACGAAGCGCCAGCCGCGCAGTTCGGAGCAGGGCAACAGCAGGTCCCGTATCTGCTCGCCGGGCAGCCGTCCGCCGTCGAAGAGCAGCCGCAGCCCGCCGAAGGCGGGGGGCTTGGGCGGTTCCCAGTCCAGTACCAGCAGTTTGGGCGCGCTCTGGAGGCGTATGCCCAGTTCCTCGGCCACCTCGCGCAGGCCGGCGCGGGCGGGCGGCTCGCCCGGCTCCACGATGCCGCCCGGGAACTCCCAGCCCGGCTTGTACGTCGGATCGACCAGGAGCACCCGGTCCTCCTCGTCGAAGAGCAGCACCCCGGCGGCCAGCGTCTCGGCGGTCGGCTCCGGGGTCTGGACGATGTCGCAGGCCCCGGCCCCGTTCCGGACGGCCTCGGCGACCCGCTCGGCGGCCTGACGGGGCGTCAGCCGTGTGGTGTCGATGATGTACGCGTCCTGTTTGATCCAGTCCAGCGCGCTCTGGTACGGCCCGAGCTGCTCCAGGCACCACGAGCGCACCGACTCGCTGCCCTCCACGTCCCCGGGGATCTCCTCGCGTCCGGCTATGCGCTCCCGGAGGATCGTTTCCTCCGTGTGCAGCACCATATGGCGTACGGGGATACGGCGAGCCGCGAGGCCGCCGAAGATCTCGTCGCGGTACTCCTGCCGCAGCAGCGTCATCGGCGTGATCAGCGGGCCCGGCACCTCGGTCAGCAGGGCCAGGGCGGTGTCCACCACGAGCCGGCGCCAGGACGGCAGGTCCTGGTAGTCCTCGACCTCCCCCAGGCGCCTGGCGGGCAGCATGTGCCGCAGTCCGCCGCCGAGCAGTCCGGGGTCGTAGAGCGTACTGCCGGGAAGCAGGTCCAGCAGTTGCCGGGCCGTAGTGGTCTTGCCCGCACCGAACGCGCCGTTCAGCCAGACGATCACGTTTCCCCCTCGTCCCTAGACCCCAGTGAGTTGCCCGCAACACCCTGCCACGGAAACGCCCGGGGCCGGGGCCGGGGATTCCGGAACGGCCGGTACTGGGGGAGCGCCTAGCCGCGCGGGGCCGGGGACGTCGCCTTTTCCACCTTCGGCGCGATCCCGGAAGGTTTGAAAACGCCTTTGTACGCGCTGATGGCGGCGACGGCCGCCACGAGGATGCCGGTCACCACATCCTTACCCGCGAAATCCCCGGCGAAGTAGGCGCTCCCCAGCCCCACCAGCACCGAAATCACCACCTGCACACCGGTTCTCACCGCCCGGCTCCACTGTGGCTGATTGACGATGGCGATGAGCATCGGCGAGGCGAAGCCCAGGATCAGCGCCCACATCTGTGCGTTCGTCACGGGAACTCCCTTCCCCGTAGGGCCCGTAGGAGATGTATCCGGAGAGTGGCCCCGTGCGGGTCCGCCGACAAGCCCGCGCGCACGCAATTCCTCGTGCGCCGGAAAGGTGAGCCGCCGAACGCGGAAGATGCGCACTTCCCCGGCCGTGCCTCAGCCCTTGCCGGCGCCCAGCGTCAGACCGGCGATGAAGTGCCGTTGCAGGAGCAGGAACACCAGGATGGTGGGGAGGGCGACCAGGACCGAGCCGGCCGCCAGCAGGTTGTAGTCGGTGAAGAACTGGCCCCGCAGATTGTTCAGCGCGGAGGTGACCGGGAGTTTGTCACCGTCGGAGATGAAGACCAGGCCCCACAGGAAATCGTTGTACATCCAGGTGAATTGCAAGGTGCCCAGAGCGGCGAGGGCCGGCCGGCACAGCGGCAGGGTGACGCGCCAGTACTGGGTCCATACGCCCGCGCCGTCGACGATGGCTGCTTCGAGGATTTCCCTCGGGAGGGTGCGCATGAAGTTCGCCAGGACGAAGACGCAGAATCCGAGCTGGAAGGCGATCTGTACGGCGATGACGGCCCACAGGGAGTCGTAGAGCGTCATGGAGTCGGACATCCAGTACGGCAGCGGGACCTTGTTGAACAGCACGTACAGCGGGGTGACGATGACCTGCTGGGGCAGCAGGTTCCCCGCCGTGAAGACCATGAGCAGGACCATCGCACCGCGCAGCCGCAGCCGGGCGACGGCGAAAGCCACGAACGACGCCAGGAAGAGCGTGACGAGCACGCCGGGGACGGCGATGAGGAGCGAGTTCAGGAAGTACCTGCTCATCCCGGAATCGAGGAGAGCCTGTTTGTAGTAGGCGAAGGAGAGGTGGCGCGGGAGGGAGAAATAGCCGTATTCGGAGGTCTCCTGGTACGGGCGCAGCGAGGCGTACACCGCGAGCAGGAGGGGCGCGAGGAAGGCCAGCGAGACGACGAGCAGGAACGCCTGTGTGCCGAACCGGCCGCGGCGGCGGGCCCCGACGGGCCGTACGGGGCGCTCCCGCCGCTGCGCGGGGGGCAGGACGATACCGGCGGGCAGGGTCATCGTTTCTCTTCCCCTCTGAGTTCCTGGACGAGGTAGGTCACGATGAAGCCCAGGGAGACCAGGAGCAGTACGACGGCGATGGCCGATCCGAAGCCGATGCGGGCCGCTTCACCGATGATGTTGTCGGTCACCAGGACGGACAGCAGTTCGAGACCGTTGCGGCCCTTGTTGATGGCGTAGACGATGTCGAAGGCGCGCAGCGATTCGATGACGGTGATGACGCCGACGATGATGTTCACCGGGCGCAGGGTCGGCAGCACCACGCGGAAGAAGGTCTGCCGCTCGTTCGCGCCGTCGATGGCCGCGGCTTCTTTGAGGGTGGGATCGACGGATTTCAGGCCGGCCAGGTAAAGAATCATCACATAGCCGGTGTGGCGCCAGCAGGCGGCCAGCAGAACCATCCATATATTGAGGTCCGGATCACCGAGCCAGTCGGTGGGATTCCGCTTGTCCGCCAGTACGGCATTGAGCGCGCCCTGGTCCCGGGAAAGGATGAGCTGGGCGATGAAGCCGACGACGGCGAGGGAGAGCACCACCGGCATGTACAGCGTGGACTGATAGAAACGGCTGAAGCGGACGCCCCGGTCGATGAGAACGGCGAGCAGCAGCCCGAAAGGAGTGGCGATCAGTCCGAGGAAGGCCAGCCACAGCAGGTTGTGCCGGACCGCCGGCCAGAATTGCGGATAGTTCGTGAAGAGGTTCTCGTAATTCTTTCCCCCGGCCCATTGGATGTCGCCGATGCCGTCCCAGGTGGTGAAGGACAGGCCGATGGAGGCGAGTGTCGGCCCCCAGATCAGGGCCAGGTCGAGCAGGATCGGTATGCCCAGCAGTACGCCGAGGACGGCCAGATCGCGGCGGGTGTGGCGCCGCGGGCCGCGCCGCCGGGCACGCCGCGCGAGGGGTGTGGGCACTGCGGTTCTGCCAACTGCGGTCTTCGGTACTGCGGTGTTCGGCACTGCTTCCGGCTCCCCGTGGGTCACGTCGGGCGGGCCGGGAGCGTCGGTCTCCCCGGCCACCTTCGAGCGCGTCGGTCTGGTCCGCTCCCGTGCTTCACTCCGTGGCGAAGATCTGTTTCTTCTGCCGCTCGATGTCGTTCACCAGGCCGTCGATGTCGTCCGGTTTGGTGATGAACTGCTGAATCGCCTGGATCATGACCGTGGAGGCGAAGTCCGGCCGGGTGTCACGGTCCATGAACTGCGATATCTGTTTGGCGCCCGAGACGAGCCGTGCGGCTTTCTTCTGGAGCACGTTGTAGGAGGTGGTGTCGGCGCCGGAGTTGACGGCGACGTTGTTGGGGTCGCTCTTGAGGTAGATCTCCTCCGCCCGGGGGTGGCCAGAAACTTCAACAGGTCCTTGGCGCCACCGACGTCCTTGGCCTTCTTCGACATCAGGAACCCGTCGATGGGCGCCTCGACCGCGTCCTGACCGTGGGCGGGATCGATTTCGGGGAAGGGGAAGAAGTCCAGATCCTCCCGGTCCGCGGCGCTGAACTGCTGGCCCGGGTGGGGCAGCCCGAGAACCGTCATGCCGGCCCGCTTCCTCTGGAGGGTCTGCGCGGCCTCCTGCCACGTACGGCCGTTGGCGCCCTTTTGGTGGTACGGCATCAGCCCGCGCCACAGATCGAAGACCTGCCTGACCTGCGGACTGGTCCAGGATTTCTGACCGCGCATCAGCGCGATGTGGAAGTCGTAGCCGTTGGCCCGCAGATCGAGGTAGTCGAAGGTCCCCATCGCGGGCCAGCCGTCCTTGTCCCCGAACGCGAAGGGCACCAGGCCGTCCTTCTGCATGCGCTTGGCCAGTGCCCGGTATTGATCGAAGGTCTTCGGGACTTCATAGCCCTTGTCTTTAAAGACACTCTTCCGGTGGAAGACTGCCCACGGGTAGTAGTAATAGGGAACGAAGTACTGCTTGCCGTCCTTGCCGGTGGACTGCTTCTTCAGTGCTTCGGAGAACCCCTCGAAGCCCCGCCACAGATCACTGATCTCGGTGAGCAGACCCTTCTGCGCGAAGTACTGCATGCGGTAACCGGCGAACCACATGAAGACGTCGTCCGGGGTGCCCTGGAGGTAACGGTTGATGTTCTCCTGGAAGTTCTCGTGGTTGACGGTGTTGACCTTGACCGTTTTCTTCGACTCCTTCTCGTACGCCTTGAAGGCTTCGGCGAAGGCTTTCTTCGGTACGGCGTCCGAGGCGTTGGAGCCCAGCGTGACACCGCTCGGGCCGCCGCCGCAGGCGGCCAGCAGGGACGGCAGGGCCAGGACCCCGGCGCCGGTCGCCGCACCGCGCAGCAGCGTACGCCGGGACATCCCCCCGGACGTCCGAGGTCCTCTCGGGCCGCCATACGCCGCAGATCCACTGAACGTCGGCTGGACCATGTCCCCTCCTCGTCAGGGATGGAACCAAACAGAAACGAACGCGAGTGGGGGGATCTCACTCCCAATAACCAGCCACGTCAAGGGTTTTGACGGGGAGCCCGCCAACCGTTACCGCTACTCTTCCAACAGACTCCAACAAGCCCTACCGTAAACACTCGCCAGTGACCGGTCCATGACTCCACTGCACCTCTTGTGAGGACGGAGGACGCGACGCATGCGCCCACACACCCCCAGGACCATCCGGCACGGTCGCCGAAGAATCGTCGGAGCGCTGTCCGCGGCGGTCCTGTGTACGGCGGGGCTGACGGCCCTGCCGGCCACGGCCCGCGCGGCCGGCCCGGCGGGTGCCGCGAGCACCGCCGCCGACGCCGACGACGACACCTCTGGAACAGCCGTGGCACCCCGGCTCCCCGACGGACTCGCCAAGACGCCCCCGATGGGTTTCAACAACTGGAACTCCACGTACTGCCGGGCCGAATTCAACGAGGCGATGATCAAAGGCATCGCCGATCTCTTCGTGGAGAAGGGCCTGAAAGCGGCGGGCTATCAGTACGTCAACATCGACGACTGCTGGGCCAGGCCCACCCGTGACGCCCAGGGCAAACTCGTCCCGCACCCCACCCGTTTCCCCAACGGCATCAAGGCCGTCGCGGACTACATCCACTCCAAGGGCCTGAAGTTCGGCCTCTACACCAGTGCGGGCACCAGGACGTGCGATCCGGTCGGCATGCCCGGCGCCCTGGGCCATGAGGCATCCGACGCCCGGCAGTTCGCCGAGTGGGGCGTGGACTACCTCAAATACGACAACTGCAACAACCAGGGTCTGGACGCCAAGAAGCGATACATCACCATGCGCGACGCCCTGAAGGCGACGGGGCGTCCCATCGTCTACAGCATTTGCGAGTGGGGGGAGAACAAGCCCTGGCTGTGGGCGGCGGACGTCGGCCATCTGTGGCGTACGACCGGCGACATCAAGGACAACTGGGCGAGCATGGTCTCGATCCTGAAGAAGAACCTGCCGCTGGCGCCGTACGCGGGCCCCGGGCACTGGAACGACCCGGACATGCTGGAGGTCGGCAACGGCGGCATGAGCGGCACGGAGTACCGCAGCCACTTCTCGATGTGGTCGATGATGGCCGCACCCCTGCTGATCGGCACCGACCTGCGCAAGGCGACGCCCGAGACCTTCGAGATCCTCAACAACCGCGAGGTCATCGCGCTGGACCAGGACCCGCTGGGCAAGCAGGGCACCGTCGTGAAGTCCGAGAACGGCCGCTGGACCGTGGCCAAGCAACTGGCCGGCGGCGACCGGGCGGTGGCGCTGTTCAACGAGACCGACCAGCCGCAGCGCATCACCACGACCGCCAAGGCCGTGGGCCTGCCCAAGGCGCCCGGCTACCGGCTGCGCGACCTGTGGAAGCACCAGGACTTCCACACCACCGGCACGATCTCTGCGACCGTTCCGGCGCACGGCACGGTCGTCTTCCGCGCGTCCGTGGACAAGCGCTGGGCCATGTACCCGCCGGCGGTCGAGGCCGGCACGGACCGTACGCCCATGATCGAGGCGGGCCACACCGCCGGACTGCGCACCTCCGTGGCCAACTTGGGCCGTGCCCCCGCCCGGGACGTCGAGGTCGGGCTCACCGGCCCGCAGGGCTGGCGGATCAAGGCCCTCTCGCCGACCCGCGCCGATGCCCTCCCCGGCGGAAAGAACCTGGTCACCTCGTGGCAAATCGTTCCGCCCGACCATGCGAAGGCCGGCGCGTACGAGCTGACGCTGACCGCCGGCTACCGCTCGCCGGGCGGGCAGCGCATCACCTCCACACCGGCCGCGATGGCGTACGTGGTGATGCCGCCACCCCGCGGGACCCCGTACGCCAGTGACCTGCCCTGGCTGGACGCGACCAACGGCTGGGGCCCGGTGGAGAAGGACACCAGCGTCGGCGAGAAGAACGCCGCTGACGGCAAACCGATCGCCATCGGCGGCGTCCGGTACGCCAAGGGACTCGGGACGCACGCGCCGAGCGCGGTGACGTTCTACACCGGCGGGCGCTGCACGGCCTTCCGTGCACAGGCCGGGATCGACGACGAGTCGGGCGACAACGGCTCGGTCACCTATGAGGTGTGGGCGGACGGGAAACGGGTCGCCGCGACCGGGATCCTGACCGGCAAGGACCCGGCCAAGACGGTCAGCGCCGATGTCTCCAAAGCGCATATGGTCAAGATCGTGGTGACGGACGCCGGGAACGGCATGACGTACGACCACGCCGACTGGGCCGATGCGAAGTTCACCTGCTGAACCGGCGTGCCACCGGGCCGGTGACCCGCTGAGCCGGTGACCCGCTGAGCGCCACCGGGGCCGGGTCCCCGAAACGCCGCTGAACCGCTGGGCGGACCCACTACGGGTCCGCCCAGCGGTCATCGGGGCCGTCGGTCATCGAGGCCATCGGTCCGCCGGCCGTGTTCTTCAGCGCTCACCGCGGTCGATGGCGGCGACCTCACGTACGGCCTCGGCGACGGCGCGGAAGTCCTTGCGCAGGATCGCACCGTGGTTGCTGGGGACCTTCGCGTGGATGCGGATGTTCGGGTTGCGTTCGGTCACCGCGGGGAGGCTGGTGCGTATCTGCTCGTGCCCGCCCTGGCTGCCGAAGGACTCCCCCGAAGCAACCACGTACCGCGTCGGGACGGTGATGCCGTCAAGAACGGGGCCCAGCTCCTGCGCGCAGGCGAGTTGGCCCAGCTCGATGTTGCTGTCCGCCATCTGGTCGGCGGTCATCCGCGGGGTCAGCCCCGTCGGGCGCAGCAGCGGCATGACCCAGCGCCATCGCCGGAACGCCTTCCGGATCCCCTGTTCCAACTCCTCGGTGAGCCAGTCGTACGGCTGCGCGCCCTCGACCAGGACCGCGCCCACGCTGCGGCCGGGGTTCCGGCCGGCCCAGTGGGCCGCGACGAACGCTCCGTAGGACCAGCCCACCACCAGCACCCGGTCCACGCCCCGGGCCGCGAGCACGGCATCGACATCCCGGACGGCGGCCTCGAAGGAGTAGTCCGCCGAACGCCGCGACTTCCGGCCGCGGGCCCGCTCGTCGTAGGTGATGTGCCGCCACTGCGTACCCAGGTCGGCGATGACCCGCCGCCAGTACCCCTGCGTGGCGAACTGGCCGTTGAGGTAGATCACGGGGGTGCCGGTACCGCCGGTGTCGGTGACGGCCAGGGCCGTATCGTCGACCGGCACCATGCCGGTCCAGCTCGTCTCGGTTAAGAAAGTGCTGCCGTTAGTCATATGTCCCGCCTGAGGGGTCAAGTGCGCGTTGTTCGACTTCTCCGTGCCGTGCACATGGATCACCCGGACCGGACCGGACGCCCGTCTGCCCGCGCTCCCGTGCCGGGCGGTATCACTCGCAGTAGACCCGCATCTTGGAGCTGGGGTCGTCGAGGTCGACGATGACGTCGTCGAGGTGCTCGATGAGGTCATCGAGGTGCTGCGGCTTGAGCTCGGCGAGGTCGATCGGTACGCCGGCCTTGGCCAGCTCCGCGTTGACCTTGGTGATGGCCGCCGGCGGGAGCAGGGTGGTGAGCCGGACGCCGGCGCGCAGCAACTGCAGCGGGACACGGACGTTGAGCCGGGTGGGGCCGCCGCCGGTCTCGTCCTCGGCGTCCATGACCACGCGCAGGTACTTGGGCCGGGCCTTCGGGCGGTACGTCGACTCCGGCGGCGTCCCGGGCTGTTGGCGCTGGAGCGCTTCGATCAGCCGCTCCGCCTCGTCCGCGGTGATCTTTCCTTCGGCCAGCATCTCCAGGATCTGGCGGCGCTGCTCGTTCATATGTGTGCTCCTGTTTCTCCGAGTCATCTGACGCCGACCAGCACGGCTGTCCGGCCCTGCGCCATCTCGAACCGGGTGCCGGGCAACGCCCACAGGACCTGTCCGGCACCGCGCAGCGCACCTCCCGGGCCGATCCGGAAGATGAGACATGCGACCACTGCGCCCAGTACGGCGAGCAGCAGCAGCGGCGACAGCACCAGCACCGCCGGCACGACGGGGATGTACAGCCGCACCCGCCGGCCGTTGGAACGGTGTACGCGCACCGTCACCAACTGCGGGATCACCGGTTCCGCTCCAGTTCGGCCAGGGCGTCCTCGGTGTCGATCTCTCCCCGGCGCAGTCGGTCGATGACGTCGGCTGCGCTGGTGGGTGCCGGATCGACATCGACGAAGTCGAGCTGTTCGGCGATCCGCTTCAGCCGGGACTTGACCGTCGGGTAGCTCACCCCGAAAACCCGCTCCATCTCCTTGATGGATCCGTGCGCCCGGACGAACGCGGCGACGAAGACCTGGTCGTCGCTGTCGAGTTGGGCCAGTTGCGGCGGCTCGAACCGCCCCTCGACCGCGACGCCGTTGTCGAGGAGACGGACCCGCTCGACCGCGAACGGCCGACCGCGCGTCAGGTCCGTCAGGTCCTGCCAGTCCATCCTCGGCTCCCTACTCTCGGCGACCTGTTCACGCTCCATGTCTATCTTGATATTTTCAATGCGTCAACGCACGGGCTTTCAGTTTCTTAAGTTCGACTTTGATTATTCGACTTCTCGGCGAACCGACCACCCGGATCAGCAGTCGGCAGTCGGCAGTCGGCAGTCGGCGTTGCGCCGGTATCGGGGCAGCGTCCAGTCCGCGAGTACAGGAGCAGCCCCGCCAGGGTGTATCCGATGAGGAACCCCGCGAGCCCCGCGCCAGGCTCCGGTCGGACGGTGCCAGGGGCAGGCTGACGAGCGTGGACACGGCGGAGCGCCCCCGGAGCGGGAGGCGCGCACGTCGGGGTCGGGAGATGAGGGCATACCGCCGCCCTGCCCCGTGCGGGCCCGGACGATGATGCCCCTTGCTCGGCCGCGTGGAGGTCTACATCAGGCGGTGGGAGCGAAGGTGGGGAGGTGGGTCTGCTGGGCGGCAGCCGCGGCGCCGATCAGGCCGGCGTCGGTGCCCGTACGGGCCGGCAGGACCGTCAGGTCCCGGACGTAGGACAGGGTGGCGTACTCACGCAGGGCCCGGCGCAGCGGTGTGAACAGGATGTCTCCGGCACCCGCCACTCCCCCGCCGATGACGGCGATCTCGATCTCGACCAGGGCGGCGGTGGCCGCGATGCCCGCGGCCAGGGCCTGGGCGGCACGCGCGAAGGAGCGGACGGCGACGGGGTCGTGGGCGCGGGCCGCGGCGGCGACGGCCGCGGCACTGGTGTCCCCGTCGGGGCCCGGACGCCAGCCGTCCGCCAGGGCGCGGCGGGCGATGTTGGGTCCGCTGGCGATGCGCTCGACGCAGCCCCGGGCGCCGCAGGGGCAGACGTCGCCGTCCAGATCCACACTGATGTGGCCGATGTGACCGGCGTTTCCGGTGGGGCCGGGGTGCAGTCGGCCGTTGAGGACGAGACCGCCGCCCACGCCCGTGGAGACCACCATGCACAGGGCGTTGGCGCGACCGCGTGCGGCGCCCTGCCAGTGTTCGGCCGCGGCCATCGCCACCCCGTCGCCCACCAGCACCACCGGGCGCCGACCGGCCAGCGACCGCACCTCCCGGACGAGCGGGAAGTCCCGCCAGCCGGGGATGTTGACCGGGCTGACCGTACCGGCCTTGGCGTCCACCGGGCCGGCACTGCCGATGCCGACCGCCGCCACCCGGGACCAGTCCGGCCCCGCGGCCAGCTCGCCGAGCACCTCCGCCACCGCCCGCATGACCGTCGTGCCGTCCTCGCCGGCCGGGGTGGGGCGGGCGGCCCGTAGGAGCAGCCTGCCGTGGCCGTCCACCAGGGCACCGGCAATCTTCGTGCCGCCGATGTCCAGCGCTGCGCTCAGGTCCGTGTGCATCGGTGTGGATTCTCCTGGTGGACGGGCGGGCGCTCCGGAGGCGGACCCGGAGGGGGATCACCAGTCTCGCCGCAGTTGACAACGTTGTCTAGAGGATATGCTCGCTGCCACACGTCCGCACACACCCGCACGCCCGCAAAGCACCCGAGGGGTTACCTCAAGCATCACCTCCCCACCATGCGACGGGCCCGACTGCCAACAGAACCGCCTCTGCCGGTATCGACTCGGAAGCAATTCAGACCCCCTCCTGACGAGACCGCCCCGGGCCCGGAACCGCCCCTGCCCGACCGGGCTTCCACGAATCCGGCCGGTCCCCACCAGCCCACTCCGACAACCCCGCCGGACCATCCCACAGAAACAGGACCGCGTACCGTGACCGACACCGCCCGGGGCACGACCCGCCGCTACGGAACCCGGCCCACGATGAAGGACGTGGCGGCACGCGCCGGCGTCGGGCTCAAGACGGTCTCCCGTGTGGTCAACGGCGAGCCGGGCGTCACCGCGGACACCGAACGGCGCGTCCAGGAAGCCATCACCGCGCTGGGCTTCCGCCGCAACGACTCCGCCCGCATCCTGCGCAAGGGCCGTACCGCCAGCATCGGCCTGGTCCTGGAGGACCTGGCCGACCCCTTCTACGGCCCGCTCAACCGTGCCGTCGAGGAGGTCGCCCGGGACCACGGCGCCCTGCTGATCAACGGTTCCAGCGCCGAGGACCCGGCGCGCGAACAGGAGTTGGTGCTCGCGCTGTGTGCCCGGCGCGTGGACGGCCTGGTCATCATCCCGGCGGCCGACGACCACCGGTATCTGGAGCCGGAGATCGCGGCGGGCGTGGCCACCGTCTTCGTCGACCGCCCCGCCGGGCGCATCGACGCCGATGTCGTGCTCTCGGACAGCTTCGGCGGCGCGCGGGAGGCGGTGGCCCATCTGATCGCGCACGGCCACCGCCGCATCGGCTTCATCGGCGACCAGCCCCGTATCCACACCGCCACGGAGCGGCTGCGCGGCTATCGCGCGGCGATGGCCGACGCGGGTCTGCCCGTCGACGAGTCCTG
Encoded proteins:
- a CDS encoding ROK family protein, whose amino-acid sequence is MHTDLSAALDIGGTKIAGALVDGHGRLLLRAARPTPAGEDGTTVMRAVAEVLGELAAGPDWSRVAAVGIGSAGPVDAKAGTVSPVNIPGWRDFPLVREVRSLAGRRPVVLVGDGVAMAAAEHWQGAARGRANALCMVVSTGVGGGLVLNGRLHPGPTGNAGHIGHISVDLDGDVCPCGARGCVERIASGPNIARRALADGWRPGPDGDTSAAAVAAAARAHDPVAVRSFARAAQALAAGIAATAALVEIEIAVIGGGVAGAGDILFTPLRRALREYATLSYVRDLTVLPARTGTDAGLIGAAAAAQQTHLPTFAPTA
- a CDS encoding LacI family DNA-binding transcriptional regulator — translated: MTDTARGTTRRYGTRPTMKDVAARAGVGLKTVSRVVNGEPGVTADTERRVQEAITALGFRRNDSARILRKGRTASIGLVLEDLADPFYGPLNRAVEEVARDHGALLINGSSAEDPAREQELVLALCARRVDGLVIIPAADDHRYLEPEIAAGVATVFVDRPAGRIDADVVLSDSFGGAREAVAHLIAHGHRRIGFIGDQPRIHTATERLRGYRAAMADAGLPVDESWVSLGSTAAERVRFAATAMLDGPHPVTALFAGNNRVTVRVVRVLAERPRPVALVGFDDFELADLVTPAITVVAQDAARLGHTAANLLFRRLDGAAEAPRRLEIPTRLIPRGSGELPPVSA